CCCCCAAAAAATCACAGAAGGCAGGTGACCCTGATCAATCATTTGACGTAAGGGTGCTTGCTCACCCAGCAGATGATCTTGTCCTATAATCTCAGACAAATCTCGTGGACGTAAGCGTTCAGGAAGTGGAATTTGAGTTTCGGACATAGGCTTAGGGCGTCTTAAAATGCTATTTCATAGTCTACTATGGAATAGCACAAATCAAATTATTTTAAGGCGGGTGAGATGGAATTTTGTGGCATTTTAAAATAACAAGAATTGCGGTCTATTTATTCAGGTTTTAATTTTAATAAATTGGCGCCTTTTTCATCTTCGATTACCCAAATGGTACCATCTGCTGCCTGCAACAGATCACGAATCCGTTTTCCCATCTGCAAGCGCTGTACTTCGCGCACAGGCTTTTGTGAAAGATCGACTACAATAATGGCTTGAGATGAAAGCCCGCCAATCAGTGCTTTATGTTTCCATGCAGGAAATACATCAGATTGATAAATCATCATGCTTGAAGGGGAAATGACTGGTGTCCAATCGAGTTCAGGTGACTTAAACTCAGGGCGAGTGGCGTGATCGGGTATGGGTTTACCATCATAATGATCTCCATTTGAAACCAGTGGATAACCATAGTTTTGGCCTTTAAGCACAAGATTAAGCTCATCTCCGCCCTTCGGTCCCATTTCTACCACCCAGAGCTTTTGACTTGCATCAAATGCTAAGCCCAGCGGATTACGATGTCCCAATGACCAAATCTGCGCCGCTACTCCTCCCTTGTCAAACAAAGGATTGTCCTTAGATGCTGTGCCGTCATCATTGAGATGAACGATTTTACCTAAATTGGAATTCATGTCCTGTGCAGGGTCAAACTGTTGTCTTTCCCCTGAACTGATCCAAAGCTTATTATGCTGATCAAAAACAATTCGATGTGCATAATGCCCCTCACCCGAAACTTTAGGCACTTGCTCCCAGATTCTTTTGATATTTTTTAACTGAGGGCGATCAGGCTGTGTCAAATCGAGTTCGCCACGAATCACCACAGCACCATTTCCACCTTGACCTTTTTCAGCATAGCTTAAATAGATCCATTTATTCTTTGAATAATCAGGATGTAAGACAATATCTCCTAAACCGCCTTGACCGCCATAGGCAACTGTAGGTAGACCTTGTACCAATGTGGTTTTTTTAGATTTGGGATCAAAAAGCTTTAGCTTTCCTGATTTTTCAGTAATTAATAACCGCCCGTCCGCTAAAGATGCCAATGCCCATGGCTCATCAAACTGAGCTATTTTTTCTACTTCGTAACGCTGATCAATTTTATGATCGTGTCTGGCAACAGACGATGAAGCAGATGCATGAGGCTTAGCATGAGAGTCAGCTATTCGCTCACTGTCTTTTGCAGACTGAGCTGAGTTAGAAGAACACGCCATTTGCATCAGGGCAATACAGCAAAGATTCAACATCCCTGTTTTATTGATCATTTTATGCCTATGATTATTCTGATATATCATTAATCATAGGCATAATTGTGCATTACAGCTTGGCTAAATTGTATTTTTCTATTGCCAAATATGACAAGGAATTTGGTTATTGTTGCGAGGGCTTATCCACGTCAACTTATAATTTATCTATATCAGCCTATAAAATGAAGACGATTAGCGCACCCAGCGCACCACATATTCATCAATCTCTTCTTCATTGACTTCAAGTTCTGAAATACATCTGCCTGCCGCTGATTTCCTCGCTTCACGAACACTGCGACGTGATCCTGTATTTAAATGATGCCAAGTGGGCAATTTCTTGCCTTCGTTCAAGCGTTTATAGCCACAGCTTGAAGGCAACCAGTTAATTTTTTGCAAGCTTTCATAGGTCAGTTGAATACAATCTGGAACATGTACCATTCGATTGGAATAATCTGAACACGCTGCTGTTTCACAGTCTAACAATTTGCAGGACACCTTGGTATAGCAGACTTCTCCAGTATCTTCGTCTTCAAGTTTCACTAAACAACACAGCCCACAGCCATCACATACTGCTTCCCACTCTGCTGGAGTCATTTGCTCAAGTGAATAATTTTCCCAAAAACGGGGACGTAAAGACTGACTCATAGCAACAATTTCAACAGGGCAATAGTCCATTATAACATTAATATTTATGACAAAATTTAAGCATTATTAGGTTACAATGCATTTACCTAAAACTATCAATACATAACTTATCCACACTCATTGCATACATAATCGGCTATTTTATTTTCTATACTGATTCAACACTTATAAAAACACTTGGAGAATGAAAATGTTCCGTTGGGCTATTATCTTTGCGGTGATCGCACTTATTGCCAGTTTACTAGGTTTTGGTGGTGTGGCAGGTTTGTCTAAAGACTTTGCAGTGATATTATTGGTAATTGCGGTTATTTTGGCAATTATTGGTTTTATTTCACGCGGGAAAGTTTAAATTCTAGTTTAAAACTAGATGAACCAAATACTTAAAAAGAAGGATACGTCCTTCTTTTTTTTACGTCTCGTACTTTTACGTCGATTACATAGATTGACGTATTCATAATTCCTCACACTTCAATTGACATTTATTTTACTGAAATTCTCCTTGTTTAAATTTTTATGTTTTAATCTTTGCTCACCTTACATTAAAAATCTTATTCATTTAAAAACGTTCATTCATTTAATAAAGGGAAATCCACACATGA
This genomic window from Acinetobacter sp. TGL-Y2 contains:
- a CDS encoding PQQ-dependent sugar dehydrogenase, whose translation is MINKTGMLNLCCIALMQMACSSNSAQSAKDSERIADSHAKPHASASSSVARHDHKIDQRYEVEKIAQFDEPWALASLADGRLLITEKSGKLKLFDPKSKKTTLVQGLPTVAYGGQGGLGDIVLHPDYSKNKWIYLSYAEKGQGGNGAVVIRGELDLTQPDRPQLKNIKRIWEQVPKVSGEGHYAHRIVFDQHNKLWISSGERQQFDPAQDMNSNLGKIVHLNDDGTASKDNPLFDKGGVAAQIWSLGHRNPLGLAFDASQKLWVVEMGPKGGDELNLVLKGQNYGYPLVSNGDHYDGKPIPDHATRPEFKSPELDWTPVISPSSMMIYQSDVFPAWKHKALIGGLSSQAIIVVDLSQKPVREVQRLQMGKRIRDLLQAADGTIWVIEDEKGANLLKLKPE
- a CDS encoding YcgN family cysteine cluster protein, which produces MSQSLRPRFWENYSLEQMTPAEWEAVCDGCGLCCLVKLEDEDTGEVCYTKVSCKLLDCETAACSDYSNRMVHVPDCIQLTYESLQKINWLPSSCGYKRLNEGKKLPTWHHLNTGSRRSVREARKSAAGRCISELEVNEEEIDEYVVRWVR
- a CDS encoding DUF1328 domain-containing protein gives rise to the protein MFRWAIIFAVIALIASLLGFGGVAGLSKDFAVILLVIAVILAIIGFISRGKV